One stretch of Candidatus Dadabacteria bacterium DNA includes these proteins:
- a CDS encoding ATP-binding protein, with protein sequence MNKKNETTDKLPELPIHIGGDILSLITSAMYTSPLSVYREYIQNAADSIAAFGKPEDCKIDIKIDLASMYLSIRDNGLGLSHAQAIEELIPIANSNKHRQTDRGFRGIGRLCGLAFGESVSFLTRTKDTDPVTRVVWNRTHLRRSIDSNLPIEKIISNCVTVDVIKEDTYPTRFFEVQISGISRYAASFILNRDLVSEYIGEICPVPFSEDFPYATQVLNLFEEDQKPLMLEIVIDNQKIPVTRLHGSGTCISGNHLDAFVDFEKITIPSLEGDRNAATGWIAHSSYLGALLQKPSIRCMRVRIGNIQVGDETVFDHLFSETRFNRWCVSEIHILDSRIVPNARRDYFEPGPHLRNLENQLKIVCRNLERKCRIASKERNEQRQFQSLLDNVNATYELAASKYLTAKAARELITETLAEIARLRDKHKEPEWQNGKMDKLNELERRLSSFRASRGQVYFPGIAASEVSIYRNIFQILTEISPSPQAAKDTIDTILSKVKREKF encoded by the coding sequence ATGAATAAAAAAAACGAAACGACAGACAAGCTCCCTGAATTGCCGATACACATAGGTGGGGATATCCTCAGCCTTATAACGTCTGCAATGTATACTTCGCCTTTGTCTGTCTATCGCGAATATATTCAGAATGCTGCCGATTCGATTGCCGCTTTTGGCAAGCCGGAAGATTGCAAAATAGACATTAAAATTGACCTCGCTTCAATGTATTTATCAATACGAGATAATGGCTTAGGGTTATCTCATGCTCAGGCAATTGAAGAGCTTATTCCTATTGCGAACAGCAATAAGCACCGGCAAACTGACAGAGGCTTCAGAGGTATCGGTCGACTGTGTGGGCTTGCTTTTGGTGAATCGGTTTCATTTCTTACGCGTACCAAGGATACGGATCCTGTAACTCGTGTTGTGTGGAACAGAACCCATCTAAGAAGAAGTATCGACAGCAATCTGCCAATAGAAAAAATCATCTCTAATTGCGTTACGGTTGATGTTATAAAAGAGGACACTTATCCGACACGGTTCTTTGAAGTTCAAATTAGCGGTATATCTAGATACGCGGCATCTTTCATCCTAAACCGTGACTTGGTTAGCGAGTATATAGGGGAAATCTGCCCAGTTCCTTTCTCAGAAGATTTTCCGTATGCGACGCAAGTATTAAACCTGTTTGAAGAAGACCAAAAACCTTTGATGTTGGAAATTGTAATTGATAACCAGAAAATCCCGGTTACAAGGTTGCACGGAAGCGGCACTTGTATTTCTGGGAACCATCTGGACGCATTTGTTGACTTTGAAAAAATTACCATCCCCTCATTAGAAGGTGATAGAAATGCAGCTACTGGATGGATTGCGCATTCATCTTACCTAGGTGCGCTTCTGCAAAAACCAAGCATAAGATGTATGCGTGTTAGAATAGGCAACATTCAAGTTGGAGACGAAACAGTTTTTGACCACCTCTTTTCGGAAACTCGTTTCAATCGGTGGTGTGTATCGGAAATTCATATACTGGACTCTCGCATAGTTCCCAACGCAAGGCGAGACTACTTTGAACCGGGTCCCCACCTTAGAAACCTTGAGAACCAACTAAAGATAGTCTGTCGCAACTTGGAGAGAAAATGCAGAATTGCCTCAAAGGAACGCAATGAGCAGCGACAATTTCAGTCTCTTCTCGATAATGTTAATGCGACTTATGAACTTGCAGCATCCAAATATCTAACTGCAAAAGCGGCAAGAGAACTGATCACTGAAACCTTGGCGGAAATTGCACGTTTGCGGGACAAACATAAAGAACCGGAATGGCAAAATGGCAAGATGGATAAGTTAAATGAGTTGGAGAGGAGGCTCTCCAGTTTCCGAGCAAGCCGAGGTCAAGTATATTTCCCAGGCATTGCTGCGTCAGAAGTATCCATATACCGAAACATTTTTCAGATTCTTACCGAAATATCTCCATCGCCGCAAGCAGCAAAAGACACAATTGATACTATTTTATCTAAGGTAAAAAGAGAAAAATTTTAG
- a CDS encoding radical SAM protein: protein MIHPRQALNGTLKYFYIKATGRPKLLNLEITKLCNARCDFCDYWQTKHEERLSDYTPVIKKINPLVTVITGGEPMIRKDLPDIVRQIKGCSIFIFTSMVTKGDFLTEDKTEELFDAGMDQIAVSLDFPGEKHDTYRGIPGLWKKLSETLPELAERFPDKSLVLNTIIMEDNLDEVVEIAKKAREWGIAISFSSYSVMKTNNEDHFVKREALSKVSDLVEELIALRKKWKGTILSTEYYLREIPGYFERGSVPDCLAGINQIHVTPSGHLKRCSEMPVAAHYSEYRPDLYEKTKCTSCWYSCRGETQSPANVKRAMEYMGIYI from the coding sequence ATGATACATCCAAGACAGGCCCTAAACGGCACATTAAAGTATTTCTACATAAAGGCCACCGGAAGGCCGAAACTCCTCAATCTTGAGATAACAAAGCTTTGCAACGCCCGCTGCGATTTCTGCGACTACTGGCAGACAAAACACGAAGAGCGTCTTTCTGACTACACTCCCGTAATAAAGAAAATAAACCCCCTCGTCACGGTTATCACGGGCGGGGAGCCTATGATCAGAAAGGATCTTCCCGATATCGTGAGACAGATAAAGGGATGCTCCATATTCATTTTCACTTCCATGGTCACCAAGGGAGATTTCCTTACCGAGGACAAAACTGAAGAGCTTTTCGACGCGGGGATGGATCAGATCGCCGTTTCCCTTGATTTTCCGGGCGAAAAGCACGACACATACAGAGGCATTCCGGGTCTCTGGAAAAAGCTGTCGGAAACCCTGCCCGAACTGGCGGAGCGGTTTCCCGACAAAAGCCTCGTGCTTAACACCATAATAATGGAAGACAATCTCGACGAGGTGGTCGAGATAGCGAAGAAGGCCAGGGAGTGGGGAATAGCCATATCCTTCAGCTCCTACTCGGTCATGAAAACCAACAACGAAGACCACTTCGTGAAAAGGGAAGCTCTCTCGAAGGTAAGTGACCTTGTAGAGGAACTGATCGCGCTTCGAAAGAAGTGGAAGGGGACGATACTCTCAACCGAGTACTACCTGAGGGAAATCCCGGGCTATTTTGAGAGGGGAAGCGTTCCCGACTGCCTGGCCGGCATCAATCAGATACACGTTACCCCGAGCGGACACTTAAAACGCTGCTCCGAGATGCCCGTGGCTGCCCACTACAGCGAATACAGACCGGATCTTTACGAAAAAACCAAGTGCACTTCCTGCTGGTACAGCTGCAGGGGTGAGACCCAGAGCCCGGCGAACGTCAAAAGGGCCATGGAATACATGGGAATCTATATCTAA
- a CDS encoding NAD(P)H-hydrate dehydratase, which translates to MKLSTKQISREIDRRTIEEFGVPGVVLMENAGRAVASVILAECPSAKKMAVICGAGNNAGDGFVIARHLISSGKEVSVHIAEKKERYRGDAKTNLDSLLEIEADVRELGGKLPRIKDTEVIVDAIFGTGLDRKVEGFYEKLIKFINRQSARRISVDIPSGLDADTGQPLGAAVQADVTVTFAPAKLGMCIHPGVDYSGKLCVTDITIPKTLWENLPLELLTFQKCRGLIKKRAADSHKGTYGHLLVLAGSPGKSGAAVLSAEAALRAGSGLVTLGVPKSISSAVEEKTTEVMSVSLKDSKDGTFHPDAYEEVLRELEGKKTALAVGPGISTSKSAGKFLEKVITQCEVPVTLDADALNIVSKNPEILRKTEIPAVITPHPGEMARLCGVRTKQVQDDRVGISTRFSEKYGCYVVLKGARTVVSTPGGEVFINPTGNSAMATAGTGDVLTGIIGGLAAQGYDPLQSCLLGVFLHGHAADLLLDETGTAGFTASEISRKIPASRNSVISSTKERHFATVR; encoded by the coding sequence ATGAAACTTTCAACCAAGCAGATCTCAAGGGAAATAGACCGAAGGACGATTGAGGAATTCGGAGTTCCGGGCGTCGTGCTTATGGAGAACGCCGGAAGAGCCGTGGCGTCGGTCATCCTCGCCGAGTGTCCTTCCGCAAAGAAGATGGCGGTCATCTGCGGCGCCGGAAACAACGCAGGGGACGGTTTCGTAATCGCGCGCCATCTTATTTCCTCGGGAAAAGAGGTAAGCGTCCACATCGCAGAGAAAAAGGAACGCTACAGGGGTGACGCGAAAACGAACCTCGACTCGCTTCTCGAGATCGAAGCCGACGTAAGGGAGCTCGGCGGAAAGCTTCCCAGGATAAAGGATACGGAAGTCATAGTCGACGCCATCTTCGGTACCGGGCTCGACAGGAAGGTGGAAGGGTTTTACGAGAAGCTCATAAAATTCATAAACCGCCAGAGCGCCCGGCGCATTTCCGTCGACATACCCTCGGGACTTGACGCCGATACGGGGCAACCTCTCGGGGCAGCCGTGCAGGCCGACGTTACCGTCACCTTCGCCCCGGCGAAACTCGGGATGTGCATTCACCCGGGAGTGGATTACTCGGGAAAACTCTGCGTAACGGACATAACAATTCCCAAAACGCTTTGGGAGAACCTTCCCCTTGAACTTCTCACGTTTCAAAAATGCCGGGGCCTCATTAAAAAAAGGGCCGCCGATTCACACAAAGGAACCTACGGACACCTTCTCGTGCTCGCAGGCTCTCCGGGAAAAAGCGGGGCTGCGGTCCTCTCCGCCGAGGCAGCCCTTCGCGCCGGAAGCGGACTCGTAACCCTGGGGGTTCCAAAAAGCATATCCTCGGCTGTTGAGGAAAAGACAACCGAGGTAATGTCCGTTTCGCTTAAGGACTCAAAGGACGGAACCTTCCATCCCGACGCCTACGAAGAGGTGCTCCGGGAACTTGAAGGCAAAAAGACGGCTCTTGCCGTCGGCCCCGGGATATCGACTTCCAAAAGCGCAGGGAAGTTTCTTGAGAAGGTGATAACCCAGTGCGAAGTGCCGGTCACGCTCGATGCCGACGCCCTTAACATAGTTTCAAAGAACCCCGAGATTCTAAGGAAAACGGAAATTCCCGCGGTAATAACTCCGCACCCAGGGGAAATGGCAAGACTCTGCGGCGTAAGAACAAAACAGGTGCAGGATGACCGCGTCGGGATCTCGACCCGTTTTTCCGAAAAATACGGCTGCTACGTCGTTCTTAAGGGAGCGAGAACGGTCGTCTCCACTCCCGGCGGGGAGGTGTTCATAAACCCGACCGGAAATTCCGCCATGGCCACGGCCGGAACCGGAGACGTGCTTACGGGAATAATCGGGGGACTCGCGGCCCAGGGATACGACCCCCTTCAGTCCTGCCTGCTCGGCGTCTTCCTCCACGGCCACGCGGCCGACCTTCTTTTAGATGAAACGGGCACCGCGGGCTTTACCGCCTCTGAAATATCGCGTAAAATCCCCGCTTCAAGAAATTCCGTCATCTCATCCACGAAAGAAAGGCATTTCGCCACGGTAAGATAG
- a CDS encoding aspartate kinase, whose translation MALVVQKYGGTSVASIEKIRRVAEHIVATKKKKNDVIAVVSAMAGETDRLVGLAKEIMDPPDEREFDVITSSGEQVSSGLVAMTIKSLGQDAISFQGHQIRITTDNIYSKAKIKSIDDRNIRVALSEKKAVVVAGFQGVDENGNLTTLGRGGSDLTAVALAAVMGADACELYKDDVDGVYTTDPGICPDARKLNCISYDEMLEMASLGSKVLQARAVEFAKKFKVPIHVKSTPRPEDEGTWVLDEEKVMKSMEEVLVSGVSYDRDQAKITVTQVPDQPGIAAKLFSSLADNNIVVDMIVQNVSTEGFTDLTFTVPKSDFKKSIELSEKMARELGGKQVLSDNLISKVSLVGLGMKTHSGVASRMFKTLANEGINIMMISTSEIKISCVLEEKDTETAVRTLHNAFNLGKTDE comes from the coding sequence ATGGCTCTTGTCGTTCAGAAATACGGCGGAACAAGCGTTGCTAGCATCGAGAAAATAAGGCGCGTAGCCGAGCATATAGTAGCAACGAAAAAGAAGAAAAACGACGTGATAGCGGTGGTTTCCGCCATGGCTGGGGAAACCGACAGGCTGGTCGGCCTCGCAAAAGAGATAATGGATCCTCCCGATGAAAGGGAGTTTGACGTTATAACCTCAAGCGGGGAGCAGGTATCCTCCGGCCTTGTGGCGATGACTATAAAATCGCTCGGGCAGGACGCGATATCTTTCCAGGGACACCAGATAAGGATCACCACCGACAACATTTACTCCAAGGCGAAGATAAAATCGATTGACGACAGAAACATCCGTGTCGCCCTGAGTGAAAAAAAAGCGGTCGTAGTAGCGGGATTCCAGGGAGTCGACGAGAACGGGAATCTTACCACGCTCGGGCGGGGAGGCTCCGACCTGACCGCGGTGGCGCTCGCGGCCGTGATGGGAGCCGACGCGTGCGAACTCTACAAGGATGACGTGGACGGGGTATACACCACGGATCCCGGGATCTGTCCCGACGCAAGAAAACTCAACTGTATCTCCTATGACGAGATGCTCGAGATGGCGTCCTTGGGCTCCAAGGTGCTTCAGGCCCGCGCGGTGGAATTTGCAAAAAAATTTAAAGTGCCTATACATGTTAAGTCAACTCCGAGGCCCGAGGACGAAGGAACGTGGGTCTTGGATGAGGAAAAAGTTATGAAATCCATGGAAGAAGTTCTGGTATCGGGAGTTTCTTACGACAGGGATCAGGCTAAGATCACCGTGACCCAAGTGCCCGATCAGCCCGGCATAGCGGCCAAGCTCTTCTCGTCGCTAGCGGACAATAACATCGTGGTCGACATGATCGTTCAGAACGTGAGCACGGAAGGGTTTACCGACCTCACGTTCACCGTGCCCAAGTCGGATTTCAAGAAATCAATAGAACTCTCTGAGAAGATGGCCCGGGAGCTAGGGGGAAAGCAGGTGCTCTCCGACAACCTTATCTCCAAGGTCTCCCTGGTGGGATTGGGGATGAAGACCCACTCCGGAGTGGCTTCGCGCATGTTCAAGACCCTTGCAAACGAGGGAATTAACATTATGATGATAAGCACTTCGGAAATAAAAATCTCCTGCGTGCTTGAGGAAAAAGACACGGAGACCGCAGTAAGAACTCTTCACAACGCCTTTAATCTTGGAAAAACCGATGAGTAA
- a CDS encoding DEAD/DEAH box helicase, translated as MAFVLRKPPKLSAKHEGYPYQLDAVREIKSLPYAAIFHEQGLGKTKIAIDLMLLWLSEDVVDTVFVVTKKTLVQNWCDELASHCHVTPRILSGNRRDNSISLNSPILVYVMNYEVISSNFDLIRDFLRTCRVGAVLDESQKIKNPDARLSTCFHSLAEEFTRRVIMTGTPVANRPYDVWSQIKFLDGGEALGDSFDDFKKFADLPSTLGKTKEYGFQLAGIMDKLKGFSVRETKSSAGLNLPSKTILTHLVALESRQAAIYSSYRDDMSYELQSVDGFVTDNAEDILKRLLRLVQCASNPSLVDDTYEELPAKYLKLVELLDDINIWSNKVIVWTGFIDNVEWLCGKLEEFVPQKVHGSMSVSDRNQSIRRFKSNKDCRVLLATPGAAKEGLTLTVANHAIFYDRSFSLDDYIQAQDRIHRISQTEECFVHNILAKNTIDEWVDDLLNAKYQAARLVQGDISKDSFDTEFNFDLSDALAQILLSDKDK; from the coding sequence TTGGCGTTTGTACTGAGAAAACCGCCTAAATTGAGCGCTAAACATGAGGGTTACCCTTATCAACTAGATGCCGTAAGAGAGATAAAGTCTCTTCCGTACGCAGCGATTTTTCATGAGCAGGGTCTAGGCAAGACGAAAATAGCAATTGACCTCATGTTGCTTTGGCTGAGTGAAGATGTGGTTGATACGGTATTCGTGGTCACAAAAAAAACACTAGTTCAAAACTGGTGCGATGAATTGGCTTCTCACTGCCATGTAACTCCAAGGATTTTATCCGGTAATCGCCGTGACAACAGTATCTCTCTTAACTCTCCGATACTGGTCTATGTCATGAACTACGAGGTCATATCCTCAAACTTCGACTTGATACGAGATTTCCTCCGTACTTGCAGGGTTGGAGCCGTTCTGGATGAAAGCCAAAAGATCAAGAATCCGGACGCACGACTTTCAACATGTTTCCATTCACTTGCAGAAGAATTTACCCGCCGCGTAATTATGACGGGAACCCCTGTAGCTAACCGTCCTTACGATGTGTGGTCGCAGATCAAGTTTCTAGATGGTGGCGAAGCGCTAGGTGACTCGTTTGACGATTTCAAGAAGTTTGCTGACCTTCCGTCGACTCTAGGCAAAACGAAAGAATATGGTTTTCAGCTGGCAGGAATAATGGATAAACTGAAAGGGTTTTCCGTGAGAGAAACAAAGAGCTCAGCGGGGCTGAACTTGCCGAGCAAAACCATCCTGACTCATCTCGTTGCACTGGAGTCTCGCCAAGCAGCAATATATTCCTCATACAGAGACGATATGTCTTATGAACTACAGAGTGTCGATGGCTTTGTTACCGATAATGCGGAAGATATTCTGAAACGCCTTCTAAGGCTTGTTCAGTGTGCTTCGAATCCATCCCTTGTAGATGATACGTACGAAGAACTTCCTGCGAAATACCTTAAACTGGTCGAACTGCTTGACGACATCAACATTTGGTCGAACAAGGTAATTGTGTGGACCGGGTTCATTGACAACGTTGAATGGCTATGTGGCAAGCTGGAGGAATTTGTGCCACAAAAGGTGCATGGTTCTATGTCCGTTTCAGACCGAAACCAATCTATCAGAAGGTTCAAATCGAATAAAGATTGCAGGGTCTTGCTGGCCACGCCGGGTGCCGCCAAAGAAGGACTAACCTTAACAGTGGCTAACCATGCGATATTCTATGACCGAAGTTTCAGTCTTGATGACTATATTCAGGCACAGGACCGAATCCACAGGATTTCTCAGACCGAAGAGTGTTTCGTACACAACATACTCGCTAAAAACACCATTGATGAATGGGTGGATGATCTGCTGAATGCTAAGTATCAGGCAGCCCGGCTTGTACAAGGAGATATATCAAAAGACAGTTTTGACACTGAGTTTAATTTTGACCTGTCGGATGCTTTAGCACAGATACTTTTGTCCGACAAGGATAAATAG
- the tsaE gene encoding tRNA (adenosine(37)-N6)-threonylcarbamoyltransferase complex ATPase subunit type 1 TsaE, producing the protein MDPAFLLEVSKPEQTMLCGEILGKLIPRGSVVGLTGDLGAGKTVFAKGLARGLGIEDEPNSPTFVIMNCYEGSVPLFHFDVYRLSGGAEFEDTGYEEFFYGDGVSVVEWADKVRDVLPGNAVIIDIQFPPRGDEESRTIKVAGKGKWLLSFRNTAEQALLASRK; encoded by the coding sequence ATGGACCCCGCATTCCTACTAGAAGTGAGCAAACCCGAGCAGACTATGCTTTGCGGCGAGATACTGGGGAAACTCATACCCCGGGGCTCCGTAGTGGGACTCACGGGAGATCTCGGGGCGGGAAAAACGGTTTTCGCCAAGGGTCTTGCCCGCGGCCTGGGAATAGAGGATGAACCCAACAGCCCCACATTCGTCATAATGAACTGCTACGAAGGCAGCGTGCCTCTTTTTCACTTCGATGTCTACAGGCTGTCTGGCGGGGCGGAGTTCGAGGATACGGGTTATGAGGAATTTTTCTACGGAGACGGAGTTTCCGTCGTGGAATGGGCGGACAAGGTACGGGATGTATTACCGGGAAACGCTGTTATAATTGATATCCAATTCCCGCCCCGAGGGGATGAGGAATCGAGAACAATAAAGGTTGCAGGTAAGGGAAAATGGCTCTTGTCGTTCAGAAATACGGCGGAACAAGCGTTGCTAGCATCGAGAAAATAA
- a CDS encoding radical SAM protein, with translation MLGKSILLLEPGYKNKYPPLGLMKLAAYHRNRGDKLRFAKGEDFSVLSEAWDRVYVTTLFSFEWDRTSKAIDFAIRAAGNQPERVFVGGIAASLMHDEFIKEPKWAGVRFIAGLLDRAPARALRLSADEGDFGADDVTGTPIEEHVPDYDILDDIDYTYPVNDAYFGYASRGCIRKCHFCGVPKLEGMQKEMPPLSQLVEGIEAKYGPKKDLILMDNNITASSRYKEIIAEIRDLGFTSGSRLERDGRRLKRRVDFNQGVDARILVKSPMYLREMATICISPLRIAFDHIGIRKVYSTAVRMAADNGITSLSNYMLYNFMDTPEDLYNRMKLNIKLNAELGIRIWSFPMRYQPVTLKDRSHIGKHWNRYYLRSFQVMLQATHGVVSGSETFFNHAYGSNQEEFKRLLSLPHGFIFHREHYEKGAGRSVREEYEILRNRMSSNQEDELLGYLASCFGGEKARGRQYARIAGTSRVDSLVRQAILFHTLGTKNESMVTSSERVSSMFPPVNQGFLLPSEEEIVEDSGLYERDDAIEKKETSKEPEPPSISETICGT, from the coding sequence ATGCTTGGAAAGAGTATTCTGCTGCTTGAACCTGGGTACAAGAATAAATACCCTCCCTTGGGGTTAATGAAGCTGGCGGCATATCACCGAAATCGAGGTGATAAGTTGCGGTTTGCTAAGGGAGAGGATTTTTCAGTGTTGAGCGAAGCATGGGACCGTGTATATGTGACCACGCTTTTCAGCTTTGAGTGGGACCGCACTTCAAAAGCCATCGATTTTGCCATAAGAGCCGCAGGTAACCAACCGGAACGCGTGTTCGTGGGAGGTATAGCGGCTTCTCTTATGCACGATGAATTTATCAAAGAACCTAAATGGGCTGGAGTCCGGTTTATTGCTGGCCTGCTTGACAGAGCCCCTGCGCGCGCGTTGCGACTATCTGCTGACGAAGGTGATTTCGGTGCTGACGATGTTACTGGTACACCAATTGAGGAACATGTCCCGGATTACGATATCCTTGATGATATAGATTACACCTATCCCGTTAACGATGCCTATTTTGGTTATGCGTCTAGAGGGTGTATCCGTAAATGCCATTTCTGTGGCGTTCCAAAACTTGAGGGAATGCAGAAAGAAATGCCCCCTTTATCCCAACTAGTTGAAGGTATTGAAGCGAAGTACGGTCCAAAAAAAGATCTCATACTGATGGATAACAACATCACCGCTTCTTCTCGTTACAAGGAAATCATTGCGGAAATCCGTGACCTCGGATTTACCTCGGGAAGCCGCTTGGAGCGCGATGGAAGACGCCTCAAACGGCGTGTGGACTTCAACCAAGGTGTCGATGCTAGAATACTGGTGAAATCGCCGATGTACCTGAGGGAAATGGCGACTATTTGTATCAGTCCCCTACGGATTGCGTTTGATCATATCGGTATTCGAAAAGTATACAGTACGGCGGTTCGCATGGCTGCTGACAACGGCATCACGTCACTCTCCAATTATATGCTATATAATTTCATGGACACTCCGGAAGACCTGTACAATCGAATGAAGCTGAACATTAAGCTGAACGCGGAACTTGGAATTCGCATCTGGTCCTTCCCCATGCGGTATCAACCCGTCACGCTCAAGGACCGTTCTCACATAGGGAAACATTGGAATCGATATTACCTTCGCTCCTTTCAGGTTATGTTGCAGGCAACTCACGGCGTTGTAAGTGGCAGTGAAACTTTCTTCAATCATGCCTACGGAAGCAATCAAGAGGAATTTAAGCGCCTGCTGAGTCTTCCGCATGGGTTCATTTTTCATCGCGAACATTACGAAAAAGGTGCTGGACGTTCAGTGCGGGAGGAGTATGAAATACTTCGGAACCGCATGTCTTCGAATCAAGAAGACGAATTGCTAGGCTATCTTGCCTCTTGCTTTGGTGGGGAGAAAGCCAGAGGAAGACAGTACGCCAGAATCGCTGGAACAAGCAGGGTTGACTCGCTGGTTCGTCAAGCCATATTGTTTCACACCCTGGGAACAAAGAATGAGTCAATGGTAACTAGCTCCGAACGAGTCTCTTCAATGTTTCCTCCAGTCAATCAAGGTTTCTTGCTACCGAGTGAGGAAGAAATCGTAGAAGATTCTGGCCTTTACGAACGGGACGATGCAATCGAAAAGAAAGAGACTTCTAAGGAGCCGGAACCACCTTCCATAAGTGAGACCATATGCGGCACTTAG